The sequence AGAAGGTTTTGAAATAACTTATCTAAATGTTGACAAAAATGGGGTTATAAACTTAGATGAATTATCCAAAAGTATCAGAGATGATACCATTTTAGTTAGTTTAATGGCAGCAAACAACGAGGTGGGTACTATACAGCCTGTTGAAGAAGCGTATAAAATAATAAAACAAAAAAATAGTGAAACGTACTTTCATATAGATGGTGTACAGGCTATTGGCAAAATTCCGTTTGATTTAGAAAAGTGTCAGTGCGATTTTGCCTCTTTTTCCGCTCATAAATTTCATGGTCCTAAGGGGGTTGGAATTTTATACAAACATAGAGGAAGAAGAATATTTCCATTCATTACTGGTGGTTCTCAAGAAAATGGCATGAGGGCAGGGACACAAAACGTTCCTGGCATCGTTGGAACTTCACTTGCCTTAAAAAAAGCTTTTCAACACGTTGAGATTATGGAAAATAAAATAAGAAAAATAAGGGATGATTTAGCTCAAGAATTATCCAAACTAGGGGCGAAAATAGTAACTCCTTTAGACAATTCTGTTCCAAATACTTTAGCTTTTTTCTTTCCAAAATTACGAGGCGATATTATCGTCAATGCTCTTTCAGAAGATGAAATCTACGTATCGACTACTTCTGCATGTTCTAGCAAAATCAAATCCTTTAGTAGAGTTATGGAAAGTATGGGTTACAGTGATGAAGCCTCAAGAGGTATGGTGCGAATTAGCCTGTCACACCTGAATAACTCCGATGAGGCCGAATTATTCGTAAATAAGTTAAAATATGTGCTAAAATTTTTGAATTATTAGCTTTTTAATGTATA comes from Petrotoga sp. 9PW.55.5.1 and encodes:
- a CDS encoding cysteine desulfurase family protein, encoding MIYFDNNATTKVDDEVADIILKYMKELYANPNSIHQFGVDIENDMEEAREQISELLKVLLTEIFFTSCATESINWVLKGVAKANKNRGNHIITSSIEHSAVINTVEQLEREGFEITYLNVDKNGVINLDELSKSIRDDTILVSLMAANNEVGTIQPVEEAYKIIKQKNSETYFHIDGVQAIGKIPFDLEKCQCDFASFSAHKFHGPKGVGILYKHRGRRIFPFITGGSQENGMRAGTQNVPGIVGTSLALKKAFQHVEIMENKIRKIRDDLAQELSKLGAKIVTPLDNSVPNTLAFFFPKLRGDIIVNALSEDEIYVSTTSACSSKIKSFSRVMESMGYSDEASRGMVRISLSHLNNSDEAELFVNKLKYVLKFLNY